A genomic region of Methanosarcina thermophila TM-1 contains the following coding sequences:
- a CDS encoding DUF1249 domain-containing protein gives MKMRRTTYEMIFARLQQMGIIDEYGEMQADYMKFASSGLMPLNVDKLTSNTIALAHNGKQNGDVMADPDMEVRVYPELKMAEALSFRNDYMGIYQEVYPEPGKYYPKLKKELNNFLNNWLKTMIEMQDYQLAA, from the coding sequence ATGAAAATGAGAAGAACGACTTATGAGATGATTTTCGCAAGACTTCAGCAAATGGGAATTATTGACGAATACGGAGAGATGCAAGCTGACTATATGAAGTTTGCAAGCTCCGGTTTAATGCCTTTAAACGTGGATAAGCTCACATCTAATACAATCGCGTTAGCACACAACGGAAAGCAAAACGGGGATGTAATGGCTGACCCTGATATGGAAGTGAGGGTTTATCCAGAATTGAAAATGGCTGAAGCTCTTTCATTTAGAAATGATTACATGGGGATCTATCAAGAAGTATATCCAGAGCCTGGAAAATACTATCCGAAACTCAAGAAGGAGCTCAACAATTTTCTGAACAACTGGCTTAAAACTATGATTGAAATGCAGGATTATCAATTAGCAGCATAA